One part of the Lycium ferocissimum isolate CSIRO_LF1 chromosome 8, AGI_CSIRO_Lferr_CH_V1, whole genome shotgun sequence genome encodes these proteins:
- the LOC132066146 gene encoding protein FAR-RED IMPAIRED RESPONSE 1-like, whose amino-acid sequence MQGKIQALLDKMNTILLLVEDAERETTKKKYTKRVGCQARVNAVKQTYGSWMVTKIKDNEFLYSMEMDGIGRIKSVVWVHSYCKDAYEEFMTLSASRQPTFEDAKNYKLIFKTWLKAMKKVAPKDILTDQRGQYKATKYELKSIVLDSITSEEFEQRWGDFIVKYELDESEWFSKLYSERQKWVPVYLNDHFWAGMLPTQRSEGMHAYFDGFISHRSTLKQFVQQYELALRNRNEKELNSEHKSRYTKTSCESMFSWEGKTYYMGEHFDCNCKSFESRGMVYCNILKVIADKKIEYLHERYILTRWRKDVVRHHLKNFFLGGYPHMTEDSLEV is encoded by the exons ATGCAGGGGAAGATACAGGCATTGCTGGATAAGATGAACACAATTCTGCTTTTAGTGGAGGATGCGGAGAGG GAAACAACTAAGAAAAAATACACCAAGAGGGTTGGATGTCAGGCTAGAGTTAATGCCGTTAAGCAAACATATGGTTCATGGATGGTGACTAAG ATAAAGGATAATGAATTTCTCTACTCTATGGAAATGGATGGTATTGGTAGGATTAAGAGCGTCGTATGGGTTCACTCCTATTGTAAGGATGCGTATGAGGAGTTCATGACCTTATCTGCTTCGAGACAACCTACCTT TGAGGACGCAAAGAATTACAAGTTAATTTTCAAAACATGGCTAAAAGCCATGAAAAAAGTTGCACCAAAGGATATCTTGACTGATCAAC GTGGTCAATATAAAGCAACAAAGTATGAATTGAAGAGCATTGTCCTTGATAGCATTACCAGTGAAGAGTTCGAGCAAAGATGGGGTGATTTTATTGTGAAATATGAACTAGACGAAAGTGAGTGGTTCAGTAAGTTGTACTCAGAAAGGCAAAAATGGGTGCCAGTATACCTTAACGACCACTTTTGGGCTGGGATGTTACCAACGCAGAGAAGTGAGGGAATGCATGCCTACTTTGATGGATTTATCAGCCATAGAAGCACGCTGAAACAGTTTGTTCAGCAGTATGAGTTAGCATTGAGAAATAGGAACGAGAAAGAGTTGAATTCTGAGCATAAATCTCGTTACACTAAAACAAGTTGCGAGTCTATGTTCTCATGGGAG GGTAAAACATACTATATGGGGGAACATTTTGACTGCAATTGCAAATCATTTGAATCGAGAGGGATGGTTTACTGCAATATACTTAAGGTGATTGCAGATAAGAAGATTGAATACTTGCACGAGAGGTATATTTTGACAAGGTGGAGAAAAGATGTTGTTCGACACCACctgaaaaatttctttcttggAGGTTACCCTCATATGACAGAGGATTCTTTGGAAGTATAG
- the LOC132067619 gene encoding protein PAL OF QUIRKY-like, with translation MDPPPFTAASAATIPPPATVCYTDSTNSSPRSFDEPPPRDGGSTGGKLRLMISYGGHIIPRPHDKTLCYVGGETRIFATNRNTSLAELSNRLSKTFLNGKPFCLKYQLQNEDLDSLISVTSDEDLENMIDEYDRIMNSSSSKISRLRLFLFPSKIDNNNNNDSSTIGLIRDGSTISEDWFVNVLNGANSNASTKVFSESSSVNCLLGLDDNVEEKLEVKKNTQDVQSVPDSPMVETTSSFGSGSSMPNLPRIRVQVEENNQKGSVGGFVGLSSPPAPVVVAPVSVASGVPVVEQQQQPQQVQPNSPNSVSSEGSGRQRHYFYQEPVVHFQSGSGRISGNSVDPNTSDSISRAQVKQVQDGGGYALPVQYDQHPQMLQPQQYVHAGQQYIQHTPSGPVPMASYYPIYPSQHQTHMQHQNLEHQYPVYFIPARPGQSYGLPLHQTSYSEPSQTVPPTRPQTPPTMVNPVAAAPQLVQIPGSHQINPGPHQPQYVNYSQMHHPSQSLPPTSAATTNYAYDFADPTHTKMYYSQPLAPQLAAQYQTMTSPPAVSFTETSAQHPVENSKQHIRTSQA, from the exons ATGGACCCTCCACCTTTCACGGCGGCTTCAGCCGCCACCATCCCACCGCCGGCTACCGTCTGTTACACCGACTCAACAAACTCCTCACCTCGCTCCTTCGACGAGCCGCCGCCACGTGACGGCGGCTCCACCGGCGGCAAGCTTCGGCTAATGATTAGCTACGGCGGCCACATAATCCCTCGTCCGCACGACAAAACTCTGTGTTACGTTGGTGGCGAAACCCGCATTTTCGCCACTAATCGTAACACTTCCCTAGCGGAGCTCTCTAATCGTCTCTCTAAAACCTTCCTTAATGGGAAACCCTTTTGTTTAAAATATCAGTTACAAAATGAAGACTTAGATTCACTTATCTCTGTTACTTCTGATGAAGATTTAGAAAACATGATCGATGAATATGATCGTATAATGAATAGTTCATCTAGTAAAATATCAAGGCTTCGTTTGTTTTTATTTCCTAGTAAAAtcgataataataataataatgattctAGTACAATTGGTTTGATTAGAGATGGTTCTACAATATCTGAAGATTGGTTTGTTAATGTATTAAATGGAGCGAATTCGAATGCTTCTACTAAAGTGTTTTCTGAATCGAGTTCAGTGAATTGCCTATTGGGTTTAGATGATAATGTTGAAGAAAAATTAGAGGTGAAAAAGAATACTCAAGATGTTCAATCTGTACCTGATTCTCCTATGGTTGAAACTACATCGTCATTCGGGTCGGGTTCTTCTATGCCGAATTTGCCCCGAATTAGGGTTCAGGTTGAGGAGAATAATCAAAAGGGCAGTGTTGGGGGATTTGTGGGTTTATCTTCGCCGCCGGCTCCGGTAGTTGTAGCTCCAGTGAGTGTTGCTTCCGGCGTGCCGGTAGTTGAGCAGCAGCAGCAGCCTCAGCAAGTGCAACCGAATTCACCTAATTCAGTTTCAAG TGAGGGTAGTGGTAGGCAAAGGCATTACTTTTATCAAGAACCAGTTGTTCACTTCCAGTCAGGGAGCGGTAGGATTTCGGGTAATTCAGTTGATCCGAATACGAGCGATTCGATTTCAAGGGCTCAGGTGAAACAAGTTCAGGATGGTGGCGGATATGCATTGCCGGTACAATATGATCAGCACCCGCAAATGCTTCAACCCCAACAATATGTTCATGCTGGACAACAGTACATACAACATACACCTTCTGGGCCTGTGCCGATGGCGTCTTATTATCCTATATACCCTTCACAGCACCAAACTCATATGCAACACCAGAATCTTGAACACCAGTATCCTGTTTACTTTATTCCTGCTAGACCTGGCCAAAGTTACGGTTTACCATTGCATCAAACAAGTTATAGTGAGCCCTCTCAAACAGTCCCTCCTACTCGTCCCCAAACACCTCCTACTATGGTTAATCCTGTAGCAGCAGCTCCACAATTGGTTCAGATCCCGGGCTCACATCAGATCAATCCGGGCCCGCATCAGCCACAATATGTGAACTACTCTCAGATGCATCATCCTTCTCAGTCACTTCCTCCTACTTCAGCCGCTACTACGaactatgcatatgattttgctGATCCAACACATACTAAGATGTACTACTCTCAGCCTCTCGCTCCCCAATTGGCTGCTCAATATCAAACAATGACATCCCCCCCTGCAGTTAGCTTCACAGAAACTTCTGCTCAGCACCCCGTGGAAAATTCGAAGCAGCACATTAGAACTTCGCAGGCGTGA